The Fibrobacter sp. UWR3 DNA window CGTTCCCATATCCGACGGATTCTCATTATTCGCAAGTAACGCCTGCTTGGAAAGTTCGAAGCACTGCAACTGATACTGGCGAACCAAATCGCTGTTGTTATAGGCACCGCTGCTTACCGACTCACGGCAACTTTTCCAAAAGCCGTCTTCGTTCTTCCGAACAAAACCAAGGCGTTCCAGCAATTCCAGGGAACGTTTCAGGGTACCCACGGAAACCTTCGGGAAAATCAGTTTCTGGACGGGTTCAAGGTCGTCCGAAACATCCACGACTTCCAACGCCGTAAACAGCACGCTGTTATACCAGTGGTTGTAATATTCGTAGGCGTCTTCGTTCAGGATGCGGTGGGAATCCGGATGCTGTTTCAGCAGTTCCTCGAAAAAAGCGTTCCGTTCCATCGCGGTCTTCGCCTGGTCCAGATTCACCAGAGTTTCAAAATACCTTGCCTCTTTTTTGTTCAGGCCAAGCACTTCAACAAACTTGGGAATCATGCGACTGGAAAGTTTTTTACCCTTGACGATGTCGTTATAGTAGCTGCGAGTCTTGGGGAGCCCCAGCAGCACACATGCCCCAGCCCTTGTAAAATCAGGGTCTGTCAACACGCGGGCCGCCTGGTACTCGTCCAGGTACTTGCGGAAATTTGTGAACTGAAATATGTCAATAATTTTATCCATGTCCTAAATGTACTCAAATTTTGACTCAATGTCAAGACGTTTTCGCAAAAATTTGAGATTTTTTTTGAGTACATTTTGTGATTATGGACTAACGGCCCTTGAACTGGTCACCGAACTTGAGTTCAGTTTCCTTGGCGCCGTTCAGGTTCACGAGGCGGCCGGGGTCGAACACCAAGTCCTTCGCAACGCCTTCCTTGAGGGACTGCGCACGGTCCAGAAGTTCGGCGGCGCAACTGCTCGAAAGGAGCGCCTGGCGCAACTGCATCGCGACATCCTCCGCGCCGTTCAGCACCTGGATCCTATCGCCTTCGGCTCCAGGATGACATTCCGACGAGGCAGCCCCATCTTCATTTAAGCAGAACCCCTTGCAAAGCCTTGCGGCAAGCTGTTTGAGCCTGCCCTCGGCACCCTTGTCGGTACTGCCGTCCTCAATCTTGAATCCGTAGTAAAGCTTGAACACGTCAAGCGCCTCGCCCGCGGTTATCACGCGCTTCGGCTTGCCTTCCCAAGCATCCGCAATCTGCCCGAAAATCCAGGGGTTGTGCATGGCGCCGCGCCCGATGGCCACGCCGGACACGCCATAATTTTCAATTCGCTCGCGGGCGACTTCCACGCTGTTCACGTCGCCATTCCCGATAACGGGAATCTTCGCGGCAGCGGCGACCTTCCCTATCCAGTCCCAGTCGGCGAGGCCGTTATAGCCCTGCAGGCGGGTGCGGCCGTGCACCGTAAGCATTTCAACGCCCTCGCCTTCAGCAATCCGGAGAGTTTCCAGCACGTTGATGCTCTCGCTATCCCAGCCGATACGGCACTTGAGCGTGAGGGGCATATCCACCCCGCAGCCGTCCAGCGCGGCACGCACGTCGTGCAATATCTCCTGCAGGCGGGGCAGGTCACGCAACAGGCCCGAGCCGCTGCCCTTGCCCGCCACCTTCGGCGCCGGACACCCCGCATTCACCTCGATGTAGTCGGGTTTGAGCGCCACCGCAATCTTCCGTGCGGCATCCGCCATCTTGTCGGGGAAACGCCCGAAAATCTGCACCCCGAAGGGCCTCTCCTCCGGGAAAAAACGGAGCTGCTTGTGGCCTTCCAGGTTGAACACCGCATCGCCGTCCGTGGGCACGAACTCCGACACCAGGAGCCCCATGCGGTCACCCGAAAGCACGCGGCAGAGCCTGCGGAAGGGCGCGTCCGTTACCCCGTCCATCGGGGATAGAATCGTGTTCGGGAACACCTCCAGCCCCCGCAGACGGAACGTTGTCCGTGGCGGCTTTTCGGCGTTTTTCAAACTTTCAACATTTTTCAACATATTAACAACAATTATCCACACATTGTCCGCAACGAGAGCCCCAAAAAAATATTTAATTTTCGGTTAGGCCTTCCGCTAACTCTTTGTTAAACTTATATTTAAGGCATCAACTAATCTATCAACCAAGATTCTAGTCGTGTCCAACATAACAAAACAATCCCTGATTCAAGATATCGCCAAGTCCACCGGATTTGTGCGTAACGACATCAAGACTGTCATTGAGCAGTTCCTCGACCTCCTCGGAGAAAAGCTCATCGAAGGTAACACCATCGAAATCCGCGGATTCGGCACGTTCGCTTGCAAGCCGCGCAAGGCCCGCCCCGCACGCAACCCGCGCACCGGCGAGACCGTCCAGATCGAAGAACGCATGGTCCCCACCTTCAAGTTCAGCAACGACATCAAGAACAAGATAAACAGCCTCGAAGGCGTTGTCGGCGAAACCGTCGAAGAGCCCGAAGAAGATACTGTCCAATCCGAGATTTAACCCGAGCCGGGTTCCGCAGAGCCCACCCGGATATGCAAAAACCGACGCCAAGCGCCGGTTTTATTTTTTTACATCAGCGAGGCAACCTCTTCGTCTGTCAGGAACCGCCAGCCCCCCCTCTCCAAGACTCTCATCCAGCACAAGCGGACCGATGGAAATGCGTTCCAGCGTTTCCACGTGGTTCCCTACCGCAGCGAACATGCGGCGCACCTGATGGTAGAGCCCCTCGCCTATGGTAATCACCACCGAGCCCTCCTCGCGCACGATCTCGCGGGCACAGACGGGCCTGCGCTCGTCCTTGAG harbors:
- a CDS encoding HU family DNA-binding protein; the encoded protein is MLVVSNITKQSLIQDIAKSTGFVRNDIKTVIEQFLDLLGEKLIEGNTIEIRGFGTFACKPRKARPARNPRTGETVQIEERMVPTFKFSNDIKNKINSLEGVVGETVEEPEEDTVQSEI
- a CDS encoding TIGR02147 family protein; translation: MDKIIDIFQFTNFRKYLDEYQAARVLTDPDFTRAGACVLLGLPKTRSYYNDIVKGKKLSSRMIPKFVEVLGLNKKEARYFETLVNLDQAKTAMERNAFFEELLKQHPDSHRILNEDAYEYYNHWYNSVLFTALEVVDVSDDLEPVQKLIFPKVSVGTLKRSLELLERLGFVRKNEDGFWKSCRESVSSGAYNNSDLVRQYQLQCFELSKQALLANNENPSDMGTFTFSVSDDAFKAIAKEIQGLKARVRKIIAQDRKKATGVHQLNIHLFTNLKK
- a CDS encoding tRNA-dihydrouridine synthase is translated as MLKNVESLKNAEKPPRTTFRLRGLEVFPNTILSPMDGVTDAPFRRLCRVLSGDRMGLLVSEFVPTDGDAVFNLEGHKQLRFFPEERPFGVQIFGRFPDKMADAARKIAVALKPDYIEVNAGCPAPKVAGKGSGSGLLRDLPRLQEILHDVRAALDGCGVDMPLTLKCRIGWDSESINVLETLRIAEGEGVEMLTVHGRTRLQGYNGLADWDWIGKVAAAAKIPVIGNGDVNSVEVARERIENYGVSGVAIGRGAMHNPWIFGQIADAWEGKPKRVITAGEALDVFKLYYGFKIEDGSTDKGAEGRLKQLAARLCKGFCLNEDGAASSECHPGAEGDRIQVLNGAEDVAMQLRQALLSSSCAAELLDRAQSLKEGVAKDLVFDPGRLVNLNGAKETELKFGDQFKGR